In a genomic window of Coffea eugenioides isolate CCC68of unplaced genomic scaffold, Ceug_1.0 ScVebR1_1677;HRSCAF=2570, whole genome shotgun sequence:
- the LOC113755740 gene encoding uncharacterized protein LOC113755740 translates to MELVGVILWNLWNNRNGAIFDGPYRDPLSLISLSIAFLNQFNEANSKDKFNKPISLKSRLSIGHWIRPNAGFVKANFDGAVFMDDKSSGVGVIIRDDKGSFIAGLSKKNLGILEPNVVESYAAKHAIQLLHDLGFNKIVLEGDSQKVIKMLDRLESNDSSCGLLIDDTIVLCQDFMCWEVSWISRSFNVPTHTLAKYAVNLLDSYI, encoded by the coding sequence ATGGAATTGGTTGGTGTTATTCTTTGGAATTTATGGAATAATCGGAATGGAGCAATCTTTGATGGGCCCTACAGAGATCCTCTTAGCTTGATCTCCCTGTCCATAGCATTCCTAAATCAATTCAATGAAGCAAATTCCAAAGATAAGTTCAATAAGCCTATCTCTCTTAAATCAAGGTTATCAATAGGTCATTGGATACGACCCAATGCAGGTTTTGTTAAGGCAAACTTTGATGGAGCTGTGTTTATGGATGATAAATCATCAGGGGTTGGTGTTATTATCCGAGATGATAAAGGAAGTTTCATTGCTGgcctttccaaaaaaaatcttGGAATACTGGAACCAAATGTGGTAGAATCATATGCGGCCAAACATGCTATTCAATTACTACATGATTTGGGTTTCAATAAGATTGTTTTGGAAGGAGATTCACAAAAAGTCATCAAAATGCTGGACCGTTTGGAATCTAACGATTCATCATGTGGTTTGTTGATTGATGATACCATTGTCTTATGTCAAGACTTCATGTGTTGGGAAGTTTCATGGATTTCTAGGTCGTTTAATGTTCCTACTCATACCCTTGCTAAGTATGCTGTTAATCTTTTAGATTCTTATATATAG